Within the Nicotiana tabacum cultivar K326 chromosome 11, ASM71507v2, whole genome shotgun sequence genome, the region ATTTTCGTGTTTATCCTCTCGTGTTAATTTCACAGTTGCTGATATATGAATTCTCTTTTATGCTTTAGCTCATCTTTCCCTTTGTGGAGTTGGATATAAAATACTTCGATCTTGGTCTTCCTCACCGTGATGCTACAGATGACAAGGTTACAATTGAAAGTGCTGAGGCTACTTTGAAGTATGTATTCATTTCTTTCTATCTTTTAGTTTCTACTTAATGAAAGAATAGCTGTTTTAGGAGCAAGCTCATACACTGTCTTGTCCTAATCTTTCCATGGATTACTGAACGTTTTCTCTTTATATGCCCAGCcttattatttttttaactaATAAAAATTGCAGGTATAATGTAGCAATTAAGTGCGCGACCATCACTCCAGGTGCTTGCTTTTTTGCCTGCGATTTTTTATCATTTGAATAACCTGCTGGTTTTGTACTAATAATGGTATTCAGAGTACAAGGGTAAAACCATCTAATTTCAGTGTGATATCAgacatcttttcttttttttaaataaaatttacgTGTTTAGAACCTACATCAAGGAACTATAAAATACAACTTAAAAGCATGTAAGAAAGTTTGAGAAAATCATAAGTTGTTTAACATATAAAATTTGACAAATGGATAATATAATAAGAAGTTGGACTTGGATTATAGTTAGATGTGAATGGCATTTGCAGATGTGGGCCGTATGAAGGAGTTTAACTTGAAGCATATGTGGAAGAGCCCAAACGGGACAATCAGGAACATTCTGAATGGTAAATCTCCATCTTCACTTGCCAATTTTGGTAGGTGATATCATTGTATGTTAGAATTGAAGGTAGCGATGCTTATTGGTTTTTGTTGCAGGTACCGTGTTCAGGGAACCAATCCTTTGCAAAAACGTTCCCCGACTTGTCCCAGGTATATTATACTTCCTGCAGTCATATATTTGTTATTTGTTCACTTGATACTGTCTTCGACTTACATAGACTAAGCTGACATCAGGTTGGTCAAAACCAATATGCATTGGCAGACATGCTTTTGGTGATCAATATCGAGCTACTGATACAGTAATTCAAGGACCTGGAAAACTAAAACTAGTATTTGGTAAAGTTTTTGCTCATCTCTGTAGTTGCATAAACCTGTATGATTTCGGAGATTTGCTAGATATTTGTTTGTTCTACTCTAGTTTGGCTACGAGTAAATTGGTTCAAGTTCGTTTACAACTTTCGGTGATTCTGTTAGAAAATGTTGCTGAGATATTGTACTGAACCTGATTGTAGTACCAGAAGGGAAGGATGAAAAGACCGAGTTTGAGGTTTACAACTTCACTGGTGCTGGTGGAGTAGCTCTGTCCATGTACAACACAGATGAGGTTTGTTTTTAGCAAAACTTTTGAGTGTACCTAAAATAGATAAGTAGATTACGCTGGATGGACTCATCTTGTGCTGCTTTTTTCTTTGTGTGAAGTCTATTCGCTCTTTTGCTGAAGCTTCTATGAACATGGCGTACCAAAAGAAATGGCCGCTCTATCTTAGCACAAAGAATACCATCCTTAAGAAATATGATGGAAGGTACAACTAGCCATTTCTCTGATTCTATTTTCTTTGTACATTCACCAATTAAATAGGATTTTTGCTTCCCCACCctccctttttattttggtttctCTTCTGATTTTTATGATCTTTTCTGAAGATTCAAGGACATATTCCAGGAAGTTTATGAGTCAAATTGGAAAATAAAGTTTGAGGAAGCTGGAATCTGGTAAAGCACCCAACTTTTCATTTCCAACAACTGGTTCTTGTTAATGATTGTAAATGACAGAGATGGTTAAATGCTTGAATTCGTAAAAATAGGTATGAACATCGCCTCATCGATGATATGGTTGCTTATGCTTTAAAAAGTGATGGTGGTTATGTATGGGCGTGCAAAAACTATGACGGGGATGTACAAAGTGATTTCTTAGCACAAGGTATGCGCGGCCAACTTGGTAAACGTTATCTATCTAGTACGCATAAAAGATACTTGTTTaattttcccttttgcttcctacTTTTGTGCTCGTATGAGCTTGTAATTATTCTTAAATTGTTTATTACTTGAACAGGATTCGGATCCCTTGGATTGATGACATCGATTCTGGTATGTTCTCTATCTGCTTCCACTTTTCCCTTCAGCTAGTTTCTTTGATTTTTAATGCTTTTTTACCTCGTGATTCATGTAATTATTGGTTGAGAGATCGTCTCTTAGATatagaaattttaagttttctaGAAAATAAGGCTTATCATTCATTTGATCATTTTGTCGTCACTGCTAATGTGCGACCTTATTTTGGATTCTAATTTGGTTGGAATATTTGGTTCAGATATGTCCAGATGGAAAGACCATAGAGTCAGAAGCAGCCCATGGAACTGTGACACGGCACTACAGGGTTCATCAAAAAGGAGGTGAAACCAGCACGAACAGCATTGCCTCGATTTTTGCTTGGACTCGTGGACTTGCACATAGGTAGGACATTTTTGGTACTTAATTTGCTATGCTTAGAGTCCTAACGCTTTGGCCTGGTGGTAAGAGCGTAGTACATGATGTGTGGGTTAGACGCACACCTGGtgtttaagtggagaagggtagagggtcAGGTGCATTATCCATCGAGTTGCGATGCACCACTGACGCTCGCGGATTTCTCcgttattaagaaaaaaaaaattgctttggTTAGATTTTTAATGATAGCATTACTGAACAAATAATCATGTATTTTGAACAGGGCAAAGTTGGACAACAATGCTGCACTCTTGGATTTCACCAAGAAACTAGAAGCAGCTTGCATTGGTGCGGTGGAGAATGGAAAAATGACCAAAGATTTAGCACTTATTGTCCACGGATCCAAGTGAGCTCTTTTACTCTTTCTTATTCATAGTATTTTTTCTGATCTGAAGTTAACCCTTTTTGCTGTCATTGCTATAACTTACTCTATTGAAACCATATAGGGTTGCTAGACATCAATATGTGAACACTGAAGAGTTCATCGACGCTGTGGCTGAGGAGCTGAAAGCTAGACTTCTGAAAGCGAAGATTTAAGTGTACCTTTTTTCTGATCCGAAACTTATCTTTTTTCTTACAGGGATTTAGTTGTGACTCCGTTTGATATAATCTACTAAGATGTTCTTCTTGTATAGCACAAAAAATCCTTCTCGACACCACTTCTTCTCACCAATCTTCACTCTTTAATACTCACGATTATTACCATAGCTCACGCTCGCTCCCCAACATTTTGGAACCTGATTTTCAACCCCCTTGCCTTTGGTCCGCATCCCGTACAACCATCTAATTATCCCCTTCATTCATTAAAGTTTTCATATCGGTATGTTGCTTTTGTAATAATCATAGTTCTTTCCTTTACTCTTCTTTTGTTTTCCTGATAGGTCTGCATATAGAGGAGGAAATTGCGCCAGAACTTTGTGGATTGATAAGTAAGATGCCATTCCATTGGCAGAGTTATACCATTTTACCTGTGAAATTTACTCAGGAATGGGATTAGGAGGACTATAACTATATTATGCTCTCTTTTATTCAATTTTTCTGCCTGGACTTTAACTTCGGCTGCCTGTAGAAAATATAAAGAACGTCTagttcttttttattattattatttttaacttatGTAATATTAGATTGAGATGAGCTTGAATTGAGCAATATGGATAGTGGCGATTCAATAATTGATTGTAACTTGCTTGGGATTGAGACATAACTGTTATTTGTTTTACTTAGTTTGTTATTTGTTTTACTTAGTTCATGACTGATTCTATGTTCAGTTGATTCTAAAAATCTTATAAAATCTATACATAAGAAAATTAGGGTAATGTTTCACATTTCCATTTGCATCTTACCTGTTTTCTAAGTCACTGTATTATCTCAAGTCTAAAGAAAAATCATTATTGTTGATCCAACATCATACATGTAAACATATTAATAAAAAGAATTACTATTTATTTGCTGAATAGACAGGTAGATTATCATTACTATGCTTAACAAAAAAACACTGTGAAAAGTCCACATTTGCCCCTGTtacattattattgttttattattAGTTGCTGTGGCGACTAAGTTAGCCACATAAATAATAAAATGCGCCACAAAATAATTTTAGATACATATAGTatgattttgattaatttgcaaaataaataaagcaataattaaataatgctaaaaGTTATGGTTAACAAATTTAGACAATGAACTAAGCTTATATACTGG harbors:
- the LOC107809524 gene encoding isocitrate dehydrogenase [NADP]-like isoform X1, which translates into the protein MSSFFVFMSISHLPSKLQPLQSTLSTQFPNYNSSFSGRRSFLYQTPLHFIPLYFHISPEFPVLNLNSLQEMAFQKIKVANPIVEMDGDEMTRVIWKLIKDKLIFPFVELDIKYFDLGLPHRDATDDKVTIESAEATLKYNVAIKCATITPDVGRMKEFNLKHMWKSPNGTIRNILNGTVFREPILCKNVPRLVPGWSKPICIGRHAFGDQYRATDTVIQGPGKLKLVFVPEGKDEKTEFEVYNFTGAGGVALSMYNTDESIRSFAEASMNMAYQKKWPLYLSTKNTILKKYDGRFKDIFQEVYESNWKIKFEEAGIWYEHRLIDDMVAYALKSDGGYVWACKNYDGDVQSDFLAQGFGSLGLMTSILICPDGKTIESEAAHGTVTRHYRVHQKGGETSTNSIASIFAWTRGLAHRAKLDNNAALLDFTKKLEAACIGAVENGKMTKDLALIVHGSKVARHQYVNTEEFIDAVAEELKARLLKAKI
- the LOC107809524 gene encoding isocitrate dehydrogenase [NADP]-like isoform X2, which gives rise to MSSFFVFMSISHLPSKLQPLQSTLSTQFPNYNSSFSGRRSFLYQTPLHFIPLYFHISPEFPVLNLNSLQEMAFQKIKVANPIVEMDGDEMTRVIWKLIKDKLIFPFVELDIKYFDLGLPHRDATDDKVTIESAEATLKYNVAIKCATITPDVGRMKEFNLKHMWKSPNGTIRNILNGTVFREPILCKNVPRLVPGWSKPICIGRHAFGDQYRATDTVIQGPGKLKLVFEGKDEKTEFEVYNFTGAGGVALSMYNTDESIRSFAEASMNMAYQKKWPLYLSTKNTILKKYDGRFKDIFQEVYESNWKIKFEEAGIWYEHRLIDDMVAYALKSDGGYVWACKNYDGDVQSDFLAQGFGSLGLMTSILICPDGKTIESEAAHGTVTRHYRVHQKGGETSTNSIASIFAWTRGLAHRAKLDNNAALLDFTKKLEAACIGAVENGKMTKDLALIVHGSKVARHQYVNTEEFIDAVAEELKARLLKAKI
- the LOC107809524 gene encoding isocitrate dehydrogenase [NADP]-like isoform X3 yields the protein MTRVIWKLIKDKLIFPFVELDIKYFDLGLPHRDATDDKVTIESAEATLKYNVAIKCATITPDVGRMKEFNLKHMWKSPNGTIRNILNGTVFREPILCKNVPRLVPGWSKPICIGRHAFGDQYRATDTVIQGPGKLKLVFVPEGKDEKTEFEVYNFTGAGGVALSMYNTDESIRSFAEASMNMAYQKKWPLYLSTKNTILKKYDGRFKDIFQEVYESNWKIKFEEAGIWYEHRLIDDMVAYALKSDGGYVWACKNYDGDVQSDFLAQGFGSLGLMTSILICPDGKTIESEAAHGTVTRHYRVHQKGGETSTNSIASIFAWTRGLAHRAKLDNNAALLDFTKKLEAACIGAVENGKMTKDLALIVHGSKVARHQYVNTEEFIDAVAEELKARLLKAKI